In Treponema vincentii, a single window of DNA contains:
- a CDS encoding YraN family protein, giving the protein MMEERLGPAGETYAEKWLERQGYSIIARNWRTRTGEIDIIAEKDETLVFFEVKTLPHTPLTDLDIIVGNRKQERICKTAKYFLLTHRKYNKMHIRFDVLVLPFDPRTIESAEPLHLENAFEDYV; this is encoded by the coding sequence ATGATGGAAGAACGGCTGGGGCCGGCAGGTGAGACATACGCAGAAAAATGGCTCGAACGGCAAGGGTACTCTATCATTGCCCGAAACTGGCGAACAAGAACAGGGGAAATTGACATCATAGCAGAAAAGGACGAAACGCTTGTCTTTTTTGAAGTAAAAACATTACCCCATACACCGCTTACGGACTTGGATATTATCGTTGGAAATAGAAAACAGGAAAGGATTTGTAAAACCGCTAAATATTTTCTCTTAACTCATCGAAAATATAACAAGATGCATATACGGTTTGATGTTCTTGTATTGCCGTTTGATCCACGGACAATAGAATCAGCTGAGCCGCTGCATCTAGAGAATGCTTTTGAGGATTATGTATGA